A DNA window from Oryzias latipes chromosome 5, ASM223467v1 contains the following coding sequences:
- the fam213b gene encoding prostamide/prostaglandin F synthase, translating to MAKVDLAKVGKNVVKSADSGENVELQSLWQEQPVVLFFLRRFGCQVCRWMASEISKLEPDLRASGVSLVGVGPEEVGLQEFKEGGFFKGSIYVDDQKRCYKDLGFKRYTAISVVPAALGKKVRDISSKASAEGIQGNFSGDLLQSGGMLIVAKGGEKVLLHFIQDSPGDLVPLEDISKALGITASVKAGQKPVCNDDVCTR from the exons ATGGCAAAAGTTGACCTTGCTAAAGTTGGGAAGAATGTGGTGAAAAGTGCTGACAGCGGAGAG AATGTGGAGCTCCAGTCTCTGTGGCAGGAACAGCCGGTGGTCTTGTTCTTCCTGCGAAGGTTCGGTTGCCAGGTGTGCCGATGGATGGCGTCCGAAATCAGCAAACTGGAGCCAGACCTGAGGGCCAGTGGTGTGTCGTTGGTGGGGGTCGGACCAGAAGAAGTTGGACTGCAGGAGTTTAAGGAAGGAGGCTTTTTTAAAGGAT ctatttACGTCGACGACCAGAAGAGATGTTACAAGGATTTGGGTTTTAAACG gTACACAGCCATAAGTGTCGTCCCTGCTGCTTTGGGGAAGAAAGTCCGGGACATATCCTCAAAG gcgAGTGCTGAGGGAATCCAGGGAAACTTCTCTGGAGATTTGCTCCAAAGTGGAGGCATGCTCATCGTGGCGAAAG gtggagAAAAGGTGTTACTGCATTTCATTCAGGATTCACCTGGAGACTTGGTCCCTCTTGAAGACATCTCCAAGGCTTTGGGCATCACTGCTTCCGTCAAAGCAGGCCAGAAGCCGGTG TGCAATGATGATGTTTGCACACGATAA
- the slc45a1 gene encoding proton-associated sugar transporter A isoform X2: MSSPGMGTPSDPLLASPEGRSSTAQEGTWRSSLPKTASFPTSTTRHLSHRANNFQRQPKRRKLIRPSPPPPPNTPCPLDQLDLSELPPRRTFQELLFNGCILFGIEFSYAMETAYVTPVLLQMGLPDQFYSLVWFISPILGFLVQPLLGAWSDRCTSRFGRRRPFIFALAVGALFGLTLLLNGRDIGGALADTASNHKWGIVLTVCGVVLMDFSADSADNPSHAYMMDVCSPEDQDRGLNIHALLAGLGGGFGYIVGGINWDQTQFGRSMGGQLRVIYLFTSITLVIATAMTLTSIPERTLPKSQMSKNSGKNHLKSPSLPLPPSPPVPPGATHGLDQEDEEGLYNYTFSKSHTGNPDAMAHSCSANARLCAGLTSPISPMSPLTPKYGSFISRDTSLTGINEFASSLGTSYIDSVLIDCYTGQQTPQALAPNSTTVPLPPGDSPAPDRSVQVAEHPPAVQADGVSPSHAQDAEEPQPDGDAQTHCAPQPADGDQSSAGLHRGSTASILKRPQSLALMEEPMATQVVGLENGRRRTVTFSQQVANILLNGVRYESDLSENVETGESQMSMKLLCIAIYRMPPSLRSLCTNHFLGWLSFEGMLLFYTDFMGEVVFEGDPKAPHDSEAYQRYNAGVSMGCWGMCIYAFSAAFYSAILEKLEERFSLRTLYFFAYLAFGLGTGLATLSTNLYIVLSLCVTYGVLFSSLCTLPYSLLCEYYQSPQFCGSSEEGTRRGMGVDISLLSCQYFLAQILVSVAMGPLTSLVGGAQGVMYFASLMSFVGCLYSSLCVVYQLPPPEGREVETGV; this comes from the exons ATGTCATCTCCAGGCATGGGCACCCCCAGTGACCCTCTTCTGGCCAGTCCAGAGGGGAGGTCATCCACAGCTCAGGAAGGCACATGGAGGAGCTCCTTACCCAAAACCGCCAGCTTCCCAACATCTACCACCCGACACCTCAGCCACAGAGCCAACAACTTCCAAAGACAACCAAAGCGTAGGAAGCTGATACGACCTTCACCGCCTCCCCCTCCCAACACACCCTGCCCCCTGGACCAGCTGGACCTCAGCGAGCTTCCCCCACGAAGGACCTTTCAAGAGTTGCTATTCAACGGCTGCATCCTGTTTGGTATTGAATTTAGCTATGCCATGGAAACAGCTTATGTGACTCCCGTCCTTCTACAGATGGGCCTACCGGATCAATTCTACAGCTTAGTGTGGTTCATTAGTCCCATTCTAG GATTTCTGGTTCAGCCTCTCCTTGGAGCATGGAGTGACCGTTGTACTTCTCGGTTTGGAAGGAGACgaccttttatttttgctttggcTGTTG GGGCTCTGTTTGGTCTGACTCTACTATTAAATGGGCGTGACATCGGGGGTGCTCTGGCGGACACAGCATCAAATCACAAGTGGGGCATTGTGCTAACAGTTTGCGGCGTTGTTCTAATGGACTTTAGCGCGGATTCAGCTGACAACCCAAGCCACGCCTACATGATGGACGTATGCAGCCCAGAGGACCAGGATCGGGGCCTGAACATTCACGCATTACTTGCAG GACTAGGAGGAGGATTTGGCTACATTGTGGGGGGAATCAACTGGGACCAAACACAGTTTGGAAGGTCGATGGGAGGTCAGCTGCGGGTCATATACTTGTTTACAAGTATCACTTTGGTAATTGCTACAGCCATGACTTTAACAAGCATCCCTGAGAGGACTCTACCAAAGAGCCAGATGAGCAAAAACTCTGGCAAAAATCATCTGAAGAGCCCCAGcctccctcttcctccctctcctcctgtTCCCCCTGGAGCTACTCATGGACTGGATCAGGAAGACGAGGAAGGTCTTTACAACTACACTTTTTCAAAGTCTCACACCGGCAATCCAGACGCCATGGCTCATTCTTGCAGTGCTAATGCACGTCTTTGCGCTGGCCTCACAAGCCCCATATCCCCCATGAGTCCGCTTACTCCAAAATACGGCAGCTTTATAAGCAGGGACACCTCGCTTACTGGCATTAACGAGTTTGCCTCCTCATTAGGAACATCCTACATAGACAGTGTACTCATAGACTGCTACACAGGCCAGCAGACTCCACAGGCCCTGGCCCCAAACTCCACCACTGTGCCTCTGCCTCCAGGGGACTCCCCAGCTCCTGACAGGTCCGTACAGGTAGCAGAGCATCCTCCTGCAGTCCAGGCTGATGGAGTCTCTCCATCGCATGCTCAGGATGCAGAAGAGCCTCAGCCTGATGGGGATGCGCAGACTCACTGTGCACCTCAGCCTGCAGACGGGGATCAGTCTAGTGCAGGATTACACCGAGGTTCCACTGCGAGCATCCTGAAGCGACCTCAGAGTCTTGCACTGATGGAGGAGCCCATGGCAACCCAAGTCGTCGGTCTGGAGAATGGACGGAGGAGGACTGTCACTTTCAGTCAACAG GTTGCAAACATTTTGCTGAACGGAGTGCGCTACGAAAGTGATTTGAGTGAGAATGTGGAGACAGGGGAATCCCAAATGTCAATGAAGCTACTGTGTATAGCCATCTACAGGATGCCTCCCTCTCTGCGGAGTTTATGCACCAATCACTTTTTAG GCTGGCTGTCTTTTGAGGGCATGCTTCTCTTCTATACCGACTTCATGGGGGAGGTTGTGTTTGAAGGAGATCCCAAAGCACCCCACGACTCTGAGGCTTACCAACGCTACAACGCTGGGGTCAGCATGGGTTGCTGGGGTATGTGCATCTATGCATTCAGTGCTGCATTCTACTCAG CCATATTGGAGAAATTAGAGGAGCGTTTCTCGCTTCGCACTCTATATTTCTTTGCCTACCTTGCATTTGGTTTAGGCACAGGCCTCGCAACGCTGTCCACCAACCTCTACATTGTACTTTCGCTCTGTGTCACCTACGGGGTGCTCTTCTCCTCTCTATGTACGCTGCCTTACTCTCTGCTGTGTGAATACTACCAGAGTCCTCAG TTTTGCGGCTCATCAGAAGAAGGGACCAGACGAGGGATGGGGGTGGACATTTCTCTGCTCAGCTGCCAGTACTTCCTGGCTCAGATCCTGGTCTCTGTGGCAATGGGACCTCTGACTTCACTGGTGGGAGGGGCTCAGGGAGTGATGTACTTTGCAAGCCTGATGTCATTCGTGGGCTGCCTGTACTCCTCTCTCTGCGTGGTGTACCAGCTGCCCCCCCCTGAGG GAAGAGAAGTTGAAACTGGGGTGTGA
- the slc45a1 gene encoding proton-associated sugar transporter A isoform X1: MSSPGMGTPSDPLLASPEGRSSTAQEGTWRSSLPKTASFPTSTTRHLSHRANNFQRQPKRRKLIRPSPPPPPNTPCPLDQLDLSELPPRRTFQELLFNGCILFGIEFSYAMETAYVTPVLLQMGLPDQFYSLVWFISPILGFLVQPLLGAWSDRCTSRFGRRRPFIFALAVGALFGLTLLLNGRDIGGALADTASNHKWGIVLTVCGVVLMDFSADSADNPSHAYMMDVCSPEDQDRGLNIHALLAGLGGGFGYIVGGINWDQTQFGRSMGGQLRVIYLFTSITLVIATAMTLTSIPERTLPKSQMSKNSGKNHLKSPSLPLPPSPPVPPGATHGLDQEDEEGLYNYTFSKSHTGNPDAMAHSCSANARLCAGLTSPISPMSPLTPKYGSFISRDTSLTGINEFASSLGTSYIDSVLIDCYTGQQTPQALAPNSTTVPLPPGDSPAPDRSVQVAEHPPAVQADGVSPSHAQDAEEPQPDGDAQTHCAPQPADGDQSSAGLHRGSTASILKRPQSLALMEEPMATQVVGLENGRRRTVTFSQQVANILLNGVRYESDLSENVETGESQMSMKLLCIAIYRMPPSLRSLCTNHFLGWLSFEGMLLFYTDFMGEVVFEGDPKAPHDSEAYQRYNAGVSMGCWGMCIYAFSAAFYSAILEKLEERFSLRTLYFFAYLAFGLGTGLATLSTNLYIVLSLCVTYGVLFSSLCTLPYSLLCEYYQSPQFCGSSEEGTRRGMGVDISLLSCQYFLAQILVSVAMGPLTSLVGGAQGVMYFASLMSFVGCLYSSLCVVYQLPPPEGEPPESETQPLLVHT, translated from the exons ATGTCATCTCCAGGCATGGGCACCCCCAGTGACCCTCTTCTGGCCAGTCCAGAGGGGAGGTCATCCACAGCTCAGGAAGGCACATGGAGGAGCTCCTTACCCAAAACCGCCAGCTTCCCAACATCTACCACCCGACACCTCAGCCACAGAGCCAACAACTTCCAAAGACAACCAAAGCGTAGGAAGCTGATACGACCTTCACCGCCTCCCCCTCCCAACACACCCTGCCCCCTGGACCAGCTGGACCTCAGCGAGCTTCCCCCACGAAGGACCTTTCAAGAGTTGCTATTCAACGGCTGCATCCTGTTTGGTATTGAATTTAGCTATGCCATGGAAACAGCTTATGTGACTCCCGTCCTTCTACAGATGGGCCTACCGGATCAATTCTACAGCTTAGTGTGGTTCATTAGTCCCATTCTAG GATTTCTGGTTCAGCCTCTCCTTGGAGCATGGAGTGACCGTTGTACTTCTCGGTTTGGAAGGAGACgaccttttatttttgctttggcTGTTG GGGCTCTGTTTGGTCTGACTCTACTATTAAATGGGCGTGACATCGGGGGTGCTCTGGCGGACACAGCATCAAATCACAAGTGGGGCATTGTGCTAACAGTTTGCGGCGTTGTTCTAATGGACTTTAGCGCGGATTCAGCTGACAACCCAAGCCACGCCTACATGATGGACGTATGCAGCCCAGAGGACCAGGATCGGGGCCTGAACATTCACGCATTACTTGCAG GACTAGGAGGAGGATTTGGCTACATTGTGGGGGGAATCAACTGGGACCAAACACAGTTTGGAAGGTCGATGGGAGGTCAGCTGCGGGTCATATACTTGTTTACAAGTATCACTTTGGTAATTGCTACAGCCATGACTTTAACAAGCATCCCTGAGAGGACTCTACCAAAGAGCCAGATGAGCAAAAACTCTGGCAAAAATCATCTGAAGAGCCCCAGcctccctcttcctccctctcctcctgtTCCCCCTGGAGCTACTCATGGACTGGATCAGGAAGACGAGGAAGGTCTTTACAACTACACTTTTTCAAAGTCTCACACCGGCAATCCAGACGCCATGGCTCATTCTTGCAGTGCTAATGCACGTCTTTGCGCTGGCCTCACAAGCCCCATATCCCCCATGAGTCCGCTTACTCCAAAATACGGCAGCTTTATAAGCAGGGACACCTCGCTTACTGGCATTAACGAGTTTGCCTCCTCATTAGGAACATCCTACATAGACAGTGTACTCATAGACTGCTACACAGGCCAGCAGACTCCACAGGCCCTGGCCCCAAACTCCACCACTGTGCCTCTGCCTCCAGGGGACTCCCCAGCTCCTGACAGGTCCGTACAGGTAGCAGAGCATCCTCCTGCAGTCCAGGCTGATGGAGTCTCTCCATCGCATGCTCAGGATGCAGAAGAGCCTCAGCCTGATGGGGATGCGCAGACTCACTGTGCACCTCAGCCTGCAGACGGGGATCAGTCTAGTGCAGGATTACACCGAGGTTCCACTGCGAGCATCCTGAAGCGACCTCAGAGTCTTGCACTGATGGAGGAGCCCATGGCAACCCAAGTCGTCGGTCTGGAGAATGGACGGAGGAGGACTGTCACTTTCAGTCAACAG GTTGCAAACATTTTGCTGAACGGAGTGCGCTACGAAAGTGATTTGAGTGAGAATGTGGAGACAGGGGAATCCCAAATGTCAATGAAGCTACTGTGTATAGCCATCTACAGGATGCCTCCCTCTCTGCGGAGTTTATGCACCAATCACTTTTTAG GCTGGCTGTCTTTTGAGGGCATGCTTCTCTTCTATACCGACTTCATGGGGGAGGTTGTGTTTGAAGGAGATCCCAAAGCACCCCACGACTCTGAGGCTTACCAACGCTACAACGCTGGGGTCAGCATGGGTTGCTGGGGTATGTGCATCTATGCATTCAGTGCTGCATTCTACTCAG CCATATTGGAGAAATTAGAGGAGCGTTTCTCGCTTCGCACTCTATATTTCTTTGCCTACCTTGCATTTGGTTTAGGCACAGGCCTCGCAACGCTGTCCACCAACCTCTACATTGTACTTTCGCTCTGTGTCACCTACGGGGTGCTCTTCTCCTCTCTATGTACGCTGCCTTACTCTCTGCTGTGTGAATACTACCAGAGTCCTCAG TTTTGCGGCTCATCAGAAGAAGGGACCAGACGAGGGATGGGGGTGGACATTTCTCTGCTCAGCTGCCAGTACTTCCTGGCTCAGATCCTGGTCTCTGTGGCAATGGGACCTCTGACTTCACTGGTGGGAGGGGCTCAGGGAGTGATGTACTTTGCAAGCCTGATGTCATTCGTGGGCTGCCTGTACTCCTCTCTCTGCGTGGTGTACCAGCTGCCCCCCCCTGAGGGTGAGCCCCCCGAAAGCGAGACCCAGCCACTGTTGGTGCACACTTAG
- the LOC101173624 gene encoding prothymosin alpha — protein MADTIVDSTATTEVSAKDLKEKKEVEAEEKKTESEDAPANGTNGADHTEKKEETTEEEQKNGDDAEEAPPADEADAQPVKRAAEEEEEKEDTKKQKTEENGDSKEAEVEA, from the exons ATGGCCGATACAATTGTGGACTCTACCGCTACTACGGAGGTCTCAGCAAAG GACTTGAAGGAGAAGAAAGAAGTGGAGGCGGAGGAGAAGAAGACCGAAAGCGAGGACGCACCTGCCAATGGCACA AATGGAGCCGATCACactgagaaaaaagaagaaaccaccgaggaggagcagaaaaatGGAG ACGATGCCGAGGAGGCGCCCCCTGCCGACGAAGCTGACGCACAGCCGGTAAAGCGTGCtgctgaagaggaggag GAAAAAGAggacacaaaaaagcagaagacaGAGGAAAACGGCGATTCAAAAGAGGCAGAAGTGGAGGCCTAG